In Sulfitobacter sp. W027, a single window of DNA contains:
- a CDS encoding NuoB/complex I 20 kDa subunit family protein, with protein sequence MGDGHQSPRVKSGASAPEAYGQYGAGADRDVATHSLNAELQDKGFLLTSTEDIINWARTGSLHWMTFGLACCAVEMMHSSMPRYDLERFGTAPRASPRQSDLMIVAGTLTNKMAPALRKVYDQMPEPRYVISMGSCANGGGYYHYSYSVVRGCDRIVPVDVYVPGCPPTAEALLYGILQLQRKIRRTGTIVR encoded by the coding sequence ATGGGCGATGGCCACCAAAGCCCGCGGGTAAAATCCGGTGCATCCGCTCCTGAAGCCTACGGGCAGTATGGCGCGGGCGCGGATCGTGACGTCGCCACCCATAGCCTGAACGCCGAGTTGCAGGACAAAGGTTTTCTGCTGACCTCGACCGAAGATATTATCAATTGGGCGCGCACCGGCTCGCTGCATTGGATGACCTTTGGTCTGGCCTGCTGCGCGGTTGAGATGATGCACAGCTCCATGCCGCGCTATGACCTTGAGCGTTTCGGAACAGCCCCACGCGCTTCTCCGCGGCAGTCGGACCTGATGATCGTCGCGGGCACGCTAACCAACAAAATGGCTCCGGCGCTGCGCAAGGTCTACGACCAGATGCCCGAGCCGCGCTATGTGATCTCGATGGGCTCCTGCGCGAATGGTGGTGGCTACTACCACTACAGCTATTCGGTCGTGCGCGGCTGTGACCGCATTGTGCCGGTTGACGTCTATGTGCCCGGCTGCCCGCCCACGGCGGAGGCGCTGCTGTATGGTATCCTCCAGTTGCAGCGCAAAATCCGCCGCACCGGGACGATTGTGCGCTAA
- a CDS encoding carboxyl transferase domain-containing protein gives MKLTSQALPSSDAYKANEMAHLKALSEVREAAEAAALGGGEKSRARHESRGKMLPRERVANLLDPGSPFLEIGATAAHGLYGGAAPCAGVIAGIGRVQRHEVMVVCNDATVKGGTYYPMTVKKHLRAQEIAEANHLPCIYLVDSGGANLPNQDEVFPDRDHFGAIFYNQARMSAKGIAQIAVVMGSCTAGGAYVPAMSDVTIIVKEQGTIFLAGPPLVKAATGEVVSAEDLGGGDVHTRLSGVADYLAEDDAHALALARRAVGHLNKTKPATVDWASPEEPAYDPDEMLGVVPADLRTPYDIREVIMRLVDGSRFDEFKPRFGETLVTGFAHVKGCPIGIIANNGVLFSEAAQKGAHFVELCSQRNIPLVFLQNITGFMVGRKYENEGIARHGAKMVTAVATTNVPKITMLVGGSFGAGNYGMSGRAYRPRFLWSWPNSRISVMGGAQAAGVLATVKRDAIERAGDTWTEEEETAFKQPTIDMFEEQSHPLYASARLWDDGIIDPRKSRDVLYLSLTASLNAPIEPTKFGLFRM, from the coding sequence ATGAAACTGACATCGCAAGCCCTGCCATCCTCGGATGCCTACAAGGCCAACGAGATGGCGCATCTGAAAGCCCTGAGCGAGGTCCGCGAGGCCGCCGAGGCCGCCGCCCTCGGGGGCGGCGAGAAGTCCCGCGCACGGCATGAAAGCCGGGGCAAGATGCTCCCCCGCGAGCGGGTGGCGAACCTTCTGGACCCCGGCAGCCCGTTTCTGGAGATCGGGGCGACGGCGGCGCATGGGCTTTATGGTGGGGCGGCGCCCTGTGCGGGCGTGATCGCGGGCATCGGTCGGGTGCAGCGGCACGAGGTCATGGTAGTCTGCAACGACGCCACCGTGAAGGGCGGCACCTACTACCCGATGACCGTGAAGAAACACCTCCGGGCGCAGGAGATCGCCGAGGCGAACCATCTGCCCTGCATCTACCTGGTGGACAGCGGCGGCGCGAACCTGCCCAACCAGGATGAGGTCTTCCCCGACCGCGACCATTTCGGCGCGATCTTTTACAACCAGGCGCGGATGAGCGCCAAGGGCATCGCGCAGATTGCCGTGGTGATGGGGTCTTGCACCGCAGGCGGCGCTTACGTCCCCGCGATGTCAGATGTGACCATCATCGTGAAAGAGCAGGGCACCATCTTCCTCGCCGGGCCGCCGCTGGTAAAGGCCGCGACGGGCGAGGTGGTCAGCGCCGAAGACCTCGGCGGCGGCGATGTGCATACCCGCCTGTCGGGCGTGGCCGACTATCTGGCCGAAGACGATGCCCATGCGCTGGCGCTGGCGCGCCGTGCAGTGGGGCATCTCAACAAGACCAAACCCGCCACGGTGGATTGGGCCAGCCCCGAAGAGCCCGCCTATGACCCCGATGAGATGCTGGGCGTGGTGCCTGCCGACCTGCGCACACCCTATGACATCCGCGAGGTGATCATGCGCTTGGTCGACGGCAGCCGCTTTGACGAGTTCAAGCCGCGCTTTGGCGAGACGCTGGTGACCGGCTTCGCTCATGTAAAAGGCTGCCCCATCGGCATCATCGCCAACAATGGTGTGCTGTTCTCGGAGGCCGCCCAGAAGGGCGCGCACTTTGTGGAACTGTGCAGCCAGCGCAATATCCCATTGGTTTTCCTGCAAAACATCACCGGCTTTATGGTGGGTCGCAAATACGAGAACGAGGGCATCGCACGGCATGGGGCCAAGATGGTGACCGCCGTGGCCACCACCAATGTGCCCAAAATCACCATGCTGGTCGGCGGCTCCTTTGGGGCGGGCAACTACGGCATGTCGGGCCGGGCCTATCGCCCACGCTTCCTGTGGTCTTGGCCGAACAGCCGGATCTCAGTCATGGGCGGTGCGCAAGCGGCGGGCGTCTTGGCCACGGTGAAACGTGACGCGATTGAGCGGGCCGGGGACACTTGGACCGAGGAAGAAGAGACCGCCTTCAAGCAGCCGACCATCGATATGTTCGAGGAGCAAAGCCACCCGCTTTATGCCTCGGCGCGGCTATGGGATGACGGGATCATCGATCCGCGCAAGAGCCGCGATGTGCTCTATCTGAGCCTCACGGCTAGCCTCAATGCGCCGATTGAACCGACGAAATTTGGGTTGTTCCGAATGTGA
- a CDS encoding NADH-quinone oxidoreductase subunit C — translation MSEQLQELGAYIEAKRPDCVLGWDVTRGELNMDVALANVAGLVEFLKGDPTCRFSTLVDITAVDYPGRAKRFDVVYHFLSMYQNHRIRLRAAAREKDMVPSLTGVHPSADWFEREVFDMFGILFSGHPDLRRILTDYGFRGHPLRKDFPTTGYTEVRYDEGAKRVVYEPVSLVQEYRQFDFMSPWEGADYILPGDDKSAPDGHVSKDAK, via the coding sequence ATGAGCGAACAACTGCAGGAACTTGGAGCCTATATCGAAGCCAAGCGGCCCGATTGCGTGCTCGGATGGGATGTCACCAGAGGTGAGTTGAACATGGACGTGGCGCTGGCCAATGTCGCCGGGCTTGTCGAGTTCCTCAAAGGTGATCCGACCTGCCGCTTCTCGACCTTGGTCGACATCACGGCGGTGGACTATCCCGGCCGTGCGAAACGGTTCGACGTGGTCTACCACTTCCTGTCGATGTATCAAAACCACCGTATCCGCCTGCGCGCCGCCGCGCGGGAGAAGGACATGGTGCCGTCGCTCACCGGCGTGCATCCCAGTGCCGATTGGTTCGAGCGTGAAGTCTTTGACATGTTCGGCATCCTGTTTTCCGGCCATCCGGACCTGCGTCGCATCCTCACGGACTACGGCTTCCGCGGCCATCCGTTGCGCAAGGATTTCCCAACCACGGGCTATACCGAAGTGCGCTATGACGAAGGTGCCAAACGCGTGGTCTATGAACCCGTAAGCCTCGTTCAGGAATACCGCCAGTTTGACTTCATGTCGCCATGGGAAGGCGCCGATTACATCCTGCCCGGCGATGACAAATCCGCGCCCGACGGCCATGTGAGCAAGGACGCGAAGTAA
- a CDS encoding hydroxymethylglutaryl-CoA lyase, which translates to MSLGHCEIFEVGPRDGLQNEKREIPVSEKVALVNKLSEAGFRRIECASFVSPKWVPQMAGSGEVLLGINRAEGVRYAALTPNMYGYEDAVAAKADEIAIFASASEGFSKKNINASIEEAFARFAPILEEARHVDMPVRGYVSCVIECPYDGKVAPADVARVADKLFSMGCYEVSLGDTIGAGTPDSIARMLLAVRDVVPVGRLAGHYHDTHGRAMANIDASLSMGVRVFDAAVGGLGGCPYAPGAAGNVATEAVNAHLTDLGYDTGVDQAVVEEAAEMARAMRG; encoded by the coding sequence ATGAGCCTTGGACACTGTGAGATTTTTGAGGTCGGACCACGCGACGGGTTGCAGAATGAGAAGCGGGAAATCCCGGTCTCCGAAAAGGTGGCGCTGGTCAATAAGCTGAGCGAAGCCGGGTTTCGCCGCATCGAGTGTGCCAGTTTCGTAAGCCCCAAATGGGTGCCGCAGATGGCGGGCTCGGGCGAGGTGCTCTTGGGCATCAACCGCGCCGAGGGCGTGCGCTATGCTGCACTGACGCCGAATATGTACGGCTATGAAGATGCGGTGGCTGCCAAGGCGGATGAGATTGCGATCTTTGCCTCGGCCTCCGAAGGGTTCAGCAAGAAGAACATCAACGCCAGCATCGAAGAGGCTTTTGCGCGCTTTGCCCCGATCCTCGAAGAGGCGCGGCACGTGGACATGCCGGTGCGCGGCTATGTTTCCTGCGTGATCGAATGTCCCTATGACGGAAAGGTCGCTCCGGCGGATGTGGCGCGGGTGGCGGACAAGCTGTTCTCGATGGGCTGCTATGAAGTCTCGCTTGGCGACACCATCGGCGCAGGTACGCCCGACAGCATCGCGCGGATGCTGCTGGCGGTGCGCGACGTGGTTCCCGTGGGCCGCCTTGCGGGCCATTACCATGACACCCATGGCCGGGCGATGGCGAACATCGATGCGTCCCTCTCTATGGGCGTGCGAGTCTTTGACGCGGCGGTTGGCGGCTTGGGCGGATGCCCTTACGCGCCCGGCGCTGCGGGCAATGTCGCCACAGAGGCGGTAAACGCACATCTGACGGACCTCGGCTATGACACCGGGGTCGATCAAGCGGTGGTCGAAGAGGCCGCCGAAATGGCACGGGCGATGCGAGGGTAA
- a CDS encoding acetyl/propionyl/methylcrotonyl-CoA carboxylase subunit alpha, with protein MFDTILIANRAEIACRVMETAQAMGVRCVAVYSDADAGAKHVAMADAAVHIGGSAPAESYLKGDVIIQAALDSGAQAIHPGYGFLSENPEFVEAVEAAGLTFIGPSAKAIRAMGLKDAAKALMVEAGVPVVPGYHGADQDDALLAEEASKIGYPVLIKAVAGGGGKGMRLVEEAKAFQAALDSARSEAKTAFGNSDVLVEKFVTKPRHIEVQVFGDGTHAVHLFERDCSLQRRHQKVIEEAPAPGMTEEMRSAMGEAAVRAAEAIGYAGAGTVEFIVDGSGGLSADGFFFMEMNTRLQVEHPVTELVTGVDLVEWQLRVAAGEALPKAQEELTINGHAFEARLYAEDVPKGFLPATGTLTHLSFTPQTRADSGVRAGDTISPFYDPMIAKVIVHGPTRDVALSRLRAALAGCQVGGTVTNLAFLGALAGHEGFAKGDVDTGLIARDIDTLTAQPDVPGRHFALAGMAALGLLDPAPEAGFNLWRPLRRQIMLGRDSEEHLLKVRVLSEDVQLWTVGDSEVRAERIGGRWKIDGHVAPTVSVAGGVVTVFDAYGIAFDVIDPLARAAAAHGDGNIVEAPMPGLVRAIDAEVGQSVAKGDRLAVLEAMKMEHSLLAARDGVVAEVLAQAGDQVEAGAALVRLEAEEAA; from the coding sequence ATGTTTGACACGATCCTGATTGCGAACCGGGCTGAGATTGCTTGCCGGGTGATGGAAACCGCGCAGGCCATGGGGGTGCGCTGTGTGGCGGTCTATTCCGATGCGGATGCGGGCGCGAAACATGTCGCCATGGCGGATGCTGCAGTGCATATCGGCGGCTCGGCGCCGGCGGAGAGTTATCTGAAGGGCGATGTGATCATTCAGGCGGCGCTCGACAGTGGCGCGCAGGCGATCCACCCGGGTTATGGGTTTCTGAGTGAGAACCCGGAATTTGTGGAGGCAGTCGAGGCCGCGGGGCTCACCTTCATCGGCCCTTCGGCCAAGGCCATTCGCGCGATGGGGCTGAAGGATGCCGCCAAGGCGCTGATGGTCGAGGCGGGCGTGCCCGTCGTGCCCGGCTATCACGGGGCGGATCAGGACGATGCGTTGCTGGCTGAGGAGGCAAGCAAGATCGGCTATCCGGTGCTCATCAAGGCCGTCGCGGGCGGCGGCGGCAAGGGGATGCGTCTTGTTGAAGAGGCCAAGGCATTTCAGGCGGCGTTGGACTCGGCGCGGTCGGAAGCCAAGACCGCCTTTGGCAATTCCGATGTGCTAGTCGAGAAATTCGTGACCAAGCCGCGCCATATTGAGGTGCAGGTTTTTGGCGATGGCACCCATGCGGTGCATTTGTTTGAGCGAGACTGTTCGTTGCAGCGCCGCCACCAGAAGGTGATCGAGGAAGCCCCCGCACCGGGGATGACCGAAGAGATGCGCAGCGCCATGGGCGAGGCGGCCGTGCGTGCGGCGGAGGCAATTGGCTATGCCGGGGCGGGCACGGTGGAATTCATCGTGGATGGCTCGGGTGGGCTGTCGGCCGACGGGTTCTTTTTCATGGAGATGAATACGCGTTTGCAGGTGGAGCATCCGGTGACGGAACTGGTCACCGGGGTCGATCTGGTCGAGTGGCAGCTGCGTGTGGCGGCTGGTGAAGCCCTGCCGAAGGCTCAGGAAGAGTTGACCATCAACGGCCATGCCTTTGAGGCGCGGCTCTATGCCGAGGACGTGCCGAAGGGCTTCCTCCCCGCGACCGGCACGCTCACGCATCTGTCCTTCACGCCCCAGACCCGCGCCGACAGTGGTGTGCGGGCGGGCGATACGATCAGTCCGTTTTATGACCCGATGATCGCCAAGGTGATCGTGCATGGGCCAACGCGGGACGTGGCATTGTCGCGCTTGCGGGCGGCGCTGGCTGGATGTCAGGTGGGCGGCACGGTGACGAACCTTGCCTTCCTCGGGGCGCTTGCGGGGCATGAAGGTTTTGCCAAGGGCGACGTGGATACCGGGCTGATTGCGCGGGATATTGACACGCTGACCGCGCAGCCCGATGTGCCGGGGCGGCATTTTGCGCTTGCGGGGATGGCGGCGCTTGGGCTGCTGGACCCTGCGCCGGAAGCGGGGTTCAACCTTTGGCGGCCTTTGCGGCGACAGATCATGCTCGGGCGGGACAGCGAAGAGCATCTGCTGAAGGTGCGCGTGCTTTCGGAAGACGTGCAGCTTTGGACCGTTGGCGACAGCGAAGTGCGGGCCGAGCGGATCGGCGGGCGCTGGAAAATTGACGGGCATGTGGCGCCCACAGTTTCGGTTGCCGGGGGGGTGGTCACGGTGTTTGACGCCTATGGCATTGCCTTTGATGTGATCGATCCGCTGGCGCGGGCCGCGGCGGCCCATGGCGATGGCAATATCGTCGAGGCGCCGATGCCCGGACTGGTGCGTGCGATTGATGCTGAGGTGGGGCAGAGCGTGGCAAAAGGTGACCGTCTGGCGGTGCTGGAAGCGATGAAGATGGAGCATTCCTTGCTCGCCGCCCGTGATGGGGTGGTGGCCGAGGTGCTGGCGCAGGCCGGCGACCAGGTCGAGGCCGGGGCGGCACTGGTGCGTCTGGAAGCCGAGGAGGCCGCATGA
- a CDS encoding crotonase/enoyl-CoA hydratase family protein, which produces MYETVTIETDARGVAVLTLNRPEKHNAMSAQMLADLTDAAGKLASDDAVRVVVLTGAGKSFCAGGDLGWMRDQADMDAQTRSAEAGKLATMLGALNALPKPVIGKLQGNAFGGGVGMASVCDVAVGVDSLKMGFTETRLGIIPATIGPYVLARMGEGRARRVFMSARLFDAAEAVDLGLLARAVPADALDAAVEAEVVPYLSCAPGAVAAAKKLAQDLGGIATPEAVKMSIDALAARWETEEAAEGIAAFFDKRKAAWVV; this is translated from the coding sequence ATGTACGAGACTGTGACGATCGAGACCGACGCGCGCGGGGTGGCGGTGCTTACCCTGAACCGGCCTGAGAAACACAACGCCATGTCGGCGCAGATGCTGGCGGACCTGACCGATGCGGCGGGCAAACTGGCCAGTGACGATGCGGTGCGCGTTGTGGTGTTGACCGGGGCGGGCAAGTCCTTTTGCGCGGGCGGCGATCTGGGCTGGATGCGCGATCAGGCGGATATGGATGCGCAGACGCGCTCGGCAGAGGCGGGCAAGCTGGCCACGATGCTGGGAGCGCTGAATGCGCTGCCAAAGCCGGTGATCGGCAAGCTGCAGGGCAATGCCTTTGGCGGCGGGGTTGGCATGGCCTCGGTCTGTGATGTGGCGGTCGGGGTCGACAGCCTCAAGATGGGCTTCACCGAGACGCGGCTGGGGATCATTCCGGCAACCATCGGCCCTTATGTGCTGGCGCGGATGGGCGAGGGGCGCGCGCGGCGGGTCTTCATGTCGGCACGGCTGTTTGATGCGGCGGAAGCGGTTGATCTGGGGCTCTTGGCCCGTGCCGTTCCAGCGGATGCGTTGGACGCCGCGGTGGAAGCCGAAGTGGTGCCCTATTTGTCCTGCGCACCGGGGGCTGTGGCGGCCGCCAAGAAACTCGCGCAGGACTTGGGTGGAATCGCCACGCCCGAAGCAGTGAAAATGTCCATCGACGCCCTCGCGGCACGTTGGGAAACCGAGGAAGCCGCCGAGGGAATCGCTGCCTTCTTCGACAAGCGCAAAGCCGCTTGGGTGGTCTGA
- a CDS encoding AMP-binding protein: MTQDDWPIWQGNMAAQCLAQSEDALAIIDLTGPTRRDVTFGALQEMADGLARALRAEVSRGDRVGVLLSQSPWCAAAHLAIWKVGAISVPLFKLFKHDALASRINDAGCAIVLTDAEGANLLGDLATPWIAAEAGVEGEAVDFAEVGPEDPAVLIYTSGTTGTPKGALHGHRVLSGHLPGVSVSHDHLGQKGDCLWTPADWAWIGGLFDVAMPALALGVPVVAARMPKFTVEGCAEVISQGGVRNVFFPPTALRMLKAADVSLPGLRSVASGGEPLGAEMLAWGRKAFGLEINEFYGQTECNMVASSCGADFPGQPGCIGKPVPGFEIAVLDADGQTTDAEGDVAVRKGAPSMMLRYWNRPEETAAKFHGDWLLTGDRGIWEGDYLRFVGREDDVITSAGYRIGPAEIEDCLLTHSAVATCGVVGKPDALRTEIVKAYVVLKPGAEVEAKELQDWVKDRLASYSYPREIAFVEDLPMTVTGKVIRKELKRLAARENEDVT, translated from the coding sequence TGACTTTCGGCGCATTGCAGGAGATGGCCGACGGTCTGGCCCGCGCGCTGCGCGCTGAGGTTTCGCGCGGCGACCGGGTGGGCGTGCTGCTCAGCCAGTCGCCTTGGTGTGCGGCGGCGCATCTGGCGATCTGGAAGGTCGGGGCGATCTCGGTGCCGCTGTTCAAACTGTTCAAACACGATGCCTTGGCCAGCCGCATCAATGATGCCGGCTGCGCCATTGTGCTGACCGATGCCGAGGGTGCGAACCTCTTGGGCGATCTCGCCACCCCGTGGATTGCGGCGGAGGCAGGCGTGGAAGGCGAGGCGGTGGATTTCGCCGAGGTCGGCCCCGAAGACCCCGCCGTGCTGATCTACACCTCCGGCACCACTGGCACGCCCAAGGGTGCGCTGCATGGGCACCGGGTGCTCTCGGGCCATTTGCCCGGCGTCTCGGTCAGCCACGATCACCTTGGGCAGAAAGGCGATTGCCTTTGGACCCCGGCGGATTGGGCGTGGATCGGCGGGCTTTTCGACGTCGCGATGCCGGCGCTCGCGCTCGGCGTGCCGGTGGTGGCCGCTAGGATGCCGAAGTTCACCGTCGAAGGCTGCGCCGAGGTGATTTCGCAGGGCGGTGTGCGCAATGTCTTCTTCCCACCCACGGCGCTGCGGATGCTGAAGGCCGCGGATGTGTCGCTACCGGGGCTGCGCTCGGTCGCCAGCGGCGGCGAGCCTTTGGGGGCGGAGATGCTGGCCTGGGGGCGGAAAGCGTTCGGGCTCGAGATCAACGAGTTCTACGGCCAGACCGAATGCAACATGGTCGCCTCGAGCTGCGGCGCCGATTTCCCCGGACAGCCGGGCTGCATCGGCAAGCCGGTGCCCGGTTTCGAGATCGCTGTGCTCGACGCCGACGGCCAGACCACGGATGCCGAGGGTGACGTGGCGGTGCGCAAAGGGGCCCCCTCGATGATGCTACGCTACTGGAACCGGCCCGAGGAGACCGCGGCGAAGTTCCACGGCGACTGGCTGCTGACCGGCGACCGCGGCATCTGGGAGGGCGACTACCTGCGTTTCGTGGGGCGAGAGGATGACGTGATCACCTCGGCGGGCTACCGCATCGGCCCGGCGGAGATCGAAGACTGTCTGCTGACCCATAGCGCCGTGGCGACCTGCGGCGTGGTCGGCAAACCCGACGCGCTCAGGACCGAGATCGTGAAGGCTTATGTGGTGCTGAAACCGGGTGCCGAGGTCGAAGCGAAGGAGTTGCAGGACTGGGTCAAGGACCGGCTTGCGAGCTATTCCTACCCGCGTGAAATCGCATTCGTGGAAGATCTGCCGATGACCGTCACCGGCAAGGTGATCCGCAAAGAGTTAAAGCGTCTGGCGGCGCGAGAGAATGAGGACGTAACATGA
- a CDS encoding glutathione S-transferase family protein, which yields MITLHHCPQTRSMRTLWLLHELDDVEFQVKMHAFDRSLRDPEYLVLSPAGRVPALEIDGERMFETGAITQYLCERYSPDRMGRSVGSPDRMAWLVWVHFAETISQHTAALTQQHIALREDHMRSPIVMKLEAARIGKCYDALEARLSTPLENRDYLLTSGFSAADISVGQAVYMARHFVKLDDHPSVAAWYERITERESFAQALPEEGRLYTQDFYPPWPVE from the coding sequence ATGATTACGCTGCACCACTGTCCGCAGACCCGCTCGATGCGCACGCTTTGGCTGTTGCATGAGCTCGACGACGTTGAGTTTCAGGTCAAGATGCATGCCTTCGACCGCAGTCTGCGCGACCCGGAGTATCTCGTGCTCTCGCCCGCGGGCCGGGTTCCGGCGCTGGAGATTGACGGCGAGCGGATGTTCGAGACCGGGGCGATCACCCAGTACCTCTGCGAGCGCTACAGCCCCGACCGCATGGGCCGCTCGGTCGGCAGCCCCGACCGCATGGCCTGGCTCGTCTGGGTGCATTTCGCCGAGACCATCAGCCAGCACACCGCCGCGCTCACCCAGCAGCACATCGCCCTGCGCGAGGATCACATGCGCAGCCCCATTGTGATGAAGCTGGAGGCTGCGCGGATCGGCAAATGCTATGACGCGCTGGAGGCACGGCTTTCGACGCCTTTGGAGAACCGCGATTACCTGCTGACTTCGGGGTTTTCCGCCGCCGACATCTCGGTCGGGCAAGCGGTTTATATGGCGCGGCATTTCGTGAAATTGGATGACCACCCTTCGGTTGCCGCGTGGTATGAACGGATCACGGAACGCGAAAGTTTTGCGCAGGCGCTGCCCGAGGAGGGGCGGCTCTACACGCAGGATTTCTATCCGCCCTGGCCGGTGGAATAA
- a CDS encoding NADH-quinone oxidoreductase subunit A, translating to MDDMLREYLPILVFLAVAIGLGLVLILAAVVVAVRNPDPEKVSAYECGFNAFDDARMKFDVRFYLVSILFIIFDLEIAFLFPWAVAFKDVSMVGFWSMMVFLGVLTAGFAYEWKKGALEWQ from the coding sequence TTGGACGACATGCTGCGGGAATACCTGCCCATCCTCGTTTTTCTGGCTGTGGCGATTGGCCTTGGCCTTGTGCTGATCCTTGCCGCTGTGGTGGTTGCCGTGCGCAATCCGGACCCGGAAAAGGTCTCGGCTTATGAATGCGGGTTCAACGCCTTTGACGATGCGCGGATGAAATTCGACGTGCGTTTCTATCTGGTGTCGATCCTCTTTATCATTTTTGACCTCGAAATCGCCTTCCTCTTCCCTTGGGCCGTGGCCTTCAAGGACGTGAGCATGGTGGGCTTCTGGTCAATGATGGTGTTCTTGGGCGTGCTGACGGCGGGCTTCGCCTATGAATGGAAGAAGGGAGCGCTGGAATGGCAGTAA